The Bradyrhizobium betae genomic interval GCCGCGTAATTGCCGCCGCATTTGACGGCGCCGGTGCCGCCGACGGCCGCACGCGTGTAGTTCTCCGACACCCAGATCGAGACGGGCGCGGGTCCGCCCTTGAAATACGAGCCGACCGGCGAAGCGATCACCGCGAAGATGTATTCGGACGACGGCTTGACGCCGAGGAAGGTCTCGCTCGCGATCATGAAGGGCCGCAAGTAGAGGCTGCCTTCGCCGCCCGGCATCCAGGCGCGGTCGATGCGCACGACCTGCTCGACCGCCTCGATGAAGACATCCTCGGGCAATTGCGCCATCGCCATGCGATCGGCGGAGTCCTTGAAGCGCCGCGCGTTGGCGTCGGGGCGGAACAGGTTCACGCCGCCGTCGTCGCGCTTGTAGGCCTTCAGCCCCTCGAAGATTTCCTGGGCGTAGTGCAGGACGGCGCCGGCCGGATCGAGCTGGAAGTTGGCGCGCGCCTCGATCTTGGCCTCGTACCAGCCGCCCTTGGCCTGGTTGTAGCGGACGATCGCCATGTGATCGGTGAAGACCCGCCCGAAGCCGGGGTCCACCAGCCTGGCGACGCGGTCCTTTTCTGGCGTAGGGTTGGATGCGGGCTGGATGTCGAATTTCATGCTCATGTCCTTGGCTCCCGCTGCCGGTGGCGGCGCTGTCCTGGCGCCGGCCTGCCCTGTTTGGGGCCCGGCTGGCTTGATGTGGTTTCTGGCCGAACCACCGCCAGCCTTGTTACGGCCGGTTTCCGTGGCCAGCATGTCCGCGGAGGACATGCTTTTGCGGAAGGCGGAAGTCCAGTATGTTTTGCCGAAATGCCGCTCGACAATCGCACGGTAGATCTGCTTCGGCCGTCGGCCGCCTGTCAGCCTCTCTCCGGCCGCCCTGCTTCGATGCCACCCGACGCGAAACGATCTAAAATTTCGTGCGGGTCGATCGTTTTGTAACATTGAACCCAAGATACGTCAATATGCCTGACATAAATTTCGCGACTTCCTCTCAAGACGCTGCCGAGCCTCGGCCGGCCGCAGGCGATGGAGGCAATTTGCGCTGGGATATCATCGAGCTGCTGTTCTTCGCCTATCGCGATTTCGTCGGCGATCCCGACCAGGAGCTGGAGGCTTTCGGCTTCGGCCGGGCCCACCACCGGGTCATGCATTTCGTCTACCGCTATCCCGGCCTCAAGGTCGCCGACCTGCTCGACGTCCTGCGCATCACAAAACAGTCGCTCGGCCGGGTGCTCAAGCAGCTGCTGGACGAGGGCTATATCGTGCAGAAGACCGGCGACAATGACCGCCGCCAGCGCCTGCTCTACGCGACGCCGAAGGGCGAGGCGCTGGTGCAGAAGCTCGCCGGCCTCCAGACCACGCGGATCACCAAGGCGCTGGCCGAGATGGCGCCGCAGGACGCCGAGACCGTCAAGCGCTTCCTGCGCGCGATGATCGACCGCGACGATCCGGACAAGGTGCTGGAGACGATCTTCGCCAACGTCAATCAAGACGGAAAGGAGTGACCGTGCCGCTCGCTGCCACGCTCGGCCGCCCGCCGGTGCAACCGGCCGATGACGCGCCTCATCTGCTTTTGGTGGATGACGACCGCCGCATCCGCGATCTGCTGTCGCGTTTCCTCGCCAGCGAGGGCTATCGCGTCACCACCGCGGCGAGCGCCGGCGATGCGCGCTCGAAGCTGCTTGGCCTGCATTTCGACCTGCTGATCCTCGACGTCATGATGCCCGGCGAGACCGGCTTCGACCTCGCCCGCTTCATCCGGACCTCCTCCTCGGTGCCGATCGTGATGCTGACGGCGCGCCATGAGGCGGAAGCCCGCATCGAGGGGTTGCAGATCGGCGCCGACGATTACGTCGCAAAACCGTTCGAGCCGCGCGAGCTTGCGCTGCGCATCAACAACATCCTCAAGCGCGCCGCCCCGCCGCCGCAAGCCGCGGCGGTCGAGCAGATCGCGTTCGGGCCCTACGTCTACCATCTCGACCGCGGCGAATTGCGCCAGGGCGAGGAGGTCATCCACCTCACCGACCGCGAGCGCGAGATGCTGCGCATTCTCTCGGAGACGCCAGGCGAGACCATCCCGCGCAGCGCGCTGACCGGCAATGGCAGCGTCAACGAGCGCGCCGTCGACGTGCAGATCAACCGCCTGCGGCGCAAGATCGAGACCGACCCCGCCAATCCGCTGTTCCTACAGGCAGTGCGCGGCATCGGCTACCGGCTGGTAGCCTCGCCATAAATCAGTGAAGCGCGACCGATGAGCACGATCGATACCGGCCTGACGCTGCTCAAGAGCGCTGCCGGCCGCGTTTCGGCCGCCAATGGCTGGATGGGTAACGCGTTCAAGGGCTGGATGCCGACAGGCCTCTATGCCCGCGCGCTGCTGATCATGATCGTGCCGATGGTGATCCTTCAGACCGTGGTCGCCTTCGTGTTCATGGAGCGACACTGGAATACGGTGACGCGACGGCTGTCAGCCGCGGTGGTGCAGGACATCGCCGCGCTGATCGACGTCTACAAGAGCTATCCGCAGGACAAGGACCGCGCCCAGCTCAAGAGCATCGGACAGCGGCTGCAGTTGGTGGTCGATTTTCTGCCCCCCGGCGACATGCCACCCCCGGGACCAAAACCGTTCTTTTCGCTGCTCGACCAGACGCTGTCGGTGCAGCTCGGCCGCCAGATCGGACGCTCGTTCTGGATCGACACCGTCGGCCGCTCCAATCTCGTCGAGATCCGCATCCAGCTCGACGATGCCGTGATGCGCGTGTTCGCGCAGCGCAGCGCCGCCTACGCCTCGAACTCGGAGATCTTCTTGTTCTGGATGGTCGGCACATCCTCGATCCTGCTGATCGTCGCGGTGCTGTTCCTGCGCAACCAGATCAAGCCGATCCTGCGCCTTGCGGATGCCGCGGAGAGTTTCGGCAAGGGGCGCGAGGCGCCGAACTTCAGACCGCGCGGCGCCCGCGAAGTGCGGCGCGCGGCGGTCGCCTTCCTCGAGATGAAGTCGCGCATCGAGCGCACCATGGAGCAGCGCACCGCGATGCTCGCCGGAGTCAGCCACGATCTGCGCACCATCCTGACCCGCTTCAAGCTCGAACTGGAATTGATCGGCGACAGTCCCGAGCTCGAGGGCATGCGCAAGGACGTCGACGAGATGTCGATGATGCTGGAGGACTATCTCGCCTTCGCCCGCGGCGATTCCGGCGAGCAGTCGCAGCCGACCGACATGGCACAGGCGCTGGAAGAGCTGCGCAGCGACGCCGAACGCCACGGCCATACCGCCACCGTTGCGTTCCACGGCCTGCCCGTGGTGACGGTGAAGCCGGCCTCGTTCAAGCGCTGCCTCGCCAACCTCGTCACCAACGCCGCGCGCTACGGCAAGAGCATCGCCATCACCGGCCAGCGCGATCACCGTTATTTGACCGTGACGATCGACGACGACGGGCCGGGCATTCCCGTGCACTTACGCGAAGACGTGTTCAAGCCGTTCCTGCGGCTGGACAACGCGCGCAACCAGGACGAAGGCGGCACGGGCCTTGGCCTTGCCATCGCCCGCGACATCGCCCGCTCGCATGGCGGCGACATCACCCTCGGCGACAGCCCGATGGGGGGATTGAGGGCAAGCGTGAGGATTCCGGTGTAGGCTGGCTCTTCCTTCTCCCCTTGTGGGAGAAGGTGGCGCTAAGCGCCGGATGAGGGGTCTCGCTCGGCGAATTCAAAAGCAGAAGAGTCACGTGCGGAGAGAAACCCCTCACCCGTCTCGCCGCTGCGCGGCGAGCCACCCTCTCCCACAAGGGGAGAGGGGAAGAACCTACTTCGGCAGCAAGTTCTTCAGCTTGTCGATGTCGCGCACGTTCATCTTGAAGCCGCCGGGCATCACGATGTCGCCGGGCTTCTGCTCCGGCTTGCAGGCCCCGAGCCACTTGGCTTCGAGGGTCGTGGTGGTATCGCGCCCCGCGGCGCCGACAGCGCCGCCTTGCGCATGCGACGAGGTCTTCACCGTATAGGCCGAGTTGAAATCGCCCGTGATCTCGGCGTGCGAGGTCGTACTGATGCCGGCGACGCTGCACTCGGAATCGCTGACATAGCCGGTCGCCGTCTTCTTGATCTCCTGCTTGGCGCAGATCTGCTTGGCCATCGGGGAGACGTTGTTGTTCATCTCCTTGTCGACGGTCTCGTCGGTGCAGTGCTGCATGGTCATCTCGGGCACGGGCGAGCC includes:
- a CDS encoding response regulator — encoded protein: MTVPLAATLGRPPVQPADDAPHLLLVDDDRRIRDLLSRFLASEGYRVTTAASAGDARSKLLGLHFDLLILDVMMPGETGFDLARFIRTSSSVPIVMLTARHEAEARIEGLQIGADDYVAKPFEPRELALRINNILKRAAPPPQAAAVEQIAFGPYVYHLDRGELRQGEEVIHLTDREREMLRILSETPGETIPRSALTGNGSVNERAVDVQINRLRRKIETDPANPLFLQAVRGIGYRLVASP
- a CDS encoding branched-chain amino acid aminotransferase; its protein translation is MSMKFDIQPASNPTPEKDRVARLVDPGFGRVFTDHMAIVRYNQAKGGWYEAKIEARANFQLDPAGAVLHYAQEIFEGLKAYKRDDGGVNLFRPDANARRFKDSADRMAMAQLPEDVFIEAVEQVVRIDRAWMPGGEGSLYLRPFMIASETFLGVKPSSEYIFAVIASPVGSYFKGGPAPVSIWVSENYTRAAVGGTGAVKCGGNYAASLRAQAEAIQHGCDQVVFLDANERRYIEELGGMNVFFVFEDGSLSTPPLGTILPGITRDSIITLARDAGKTVREEPYSLDQWRKDAASGKLKEAFACGTAAVISPIGKVRSVSGDFEISGGAAGPVAMGLRKQLVDIQYGRTNDPHNWIRKVF
- a CDS encoding DUF3617 domain-containing protein → MTRKLALLGSALCFVLSAGAARADDLPVRKAGLWEIKMVRAGSPVPEMTMQHCTDETVDKEMNNNVSPMAKQICAKQEIKKTATGYVSDSECSVAGISTTSHAEITGDFNSAYTVKTSSHAQGGAVGAAGRDTTTTLEAKWLGACKPEQKPGDIVMPGGFKMNVRDIDKLKNLLPK
- a CDS encoding ATP-binding protein, producing the protein MSTIDTGLTLLKSAAGRVSAANGWMGNAFKGWMPTGLYARALLIMIVPMVILQTVVAFVFMERHWNTVTRRLSAAVVQDIAALIDVYKSYPQDKDRAQLKSIGQRLQLVVDFLPPGDMPPPGPKPFFSLLDQTLSVQLGRQIGRSFWIDTVGRSNLVEIRIQLDDAVMRVFAQRSAAYASNSEIFLFWMVGTSSILLIVAVLFLRNQIKPILRLADAAESFGKGREAPNFRPRGAREVRRAAVAFLEMKSRIERTMEQRTAMLAGVSHDLRTILTRFKLELELIGDSPELEGMRKDVDEMSMMLEDYLAFARGDSGEQSQPTDMAQALEELRSDAERHGHTATVAFHGLPVVTVKPASFKRCLANLVTNAARYGKSIAITGQRDHRYLTVTIDDDGPGIPVHLREDVFKPFLRLDNARNQDEGGTGLGLAIARDIARSHGGDITLGDSPMGGLRASVRIPV
- a CDS encoding MarR family winged helix-turn-helix transcriptional regulator, which encodes MPDINFATSSQDAAEPRPAAGDGGNLRWDIIELLFFAYRDFVGDPDQELEAFGFGRAHHRVMHFVYRYPGLKVADLLDVLRITKQSLGRVLKQLLDEGYIVQKTGDNDRRQRLLYATPKGEALVQKLAGLQTTRITKALAEMAPQDAETVKRFLRAMIDRDDPDKVLETIFANVNQDGKE